One genomic segment of Salvelinus sp. IW2-2015 unplaced genomic scaffold, ASM291031v2 Un_scaffold6879, whole genome shotgun sequence includes these proteins:
- the LOC112079089 gene encoding LOW QUALITY PROTEIN: uncharacterized protein (The sequence of the model RefSeq protein was modified relative to this genomic sequence to represent the inferred CDS: inserted 1 base in 1 codon; deleted 4 bases in 2 codons) — translation MLRVWIKICLPLPGVSSFMIHNTLPSLCLETSPRRAVQLKKCNLDSVLQQWIWRDQSLLEXCGDSRCLSAHHSHPVQTVPCGGLEDGGHRVMGGCGGGVLNRLISQNKFSGALHRRETTDAVHRSKQTKWRSLDEGDICQGRLRSKRASSDPDEFEVKPAEEQKAGPPGMTDEQKEFLRWFYRTEDPTPWKFAMLSLSFAALLLGCLLLGMGSMANKDSQVQGGGSGHEAEAEELQVIVTEVRGQRTNSEVKPVNSASVQVSMSQSEIPVSQAKPLQDNGEVEGLKPGDIVVTWNDGNVSSLYPEPEGEVEVLAEVEKEEVVG, via the exons ATGCTCCGTGTGTGGATCaaaatctgtctccctctgccAG GGGTAAGTAGCTTCATGATCCACAACACCCTCCCAAGCCTGTGCTTGGAGACTTCCCCAAGACGGGCC GTTCAGCTGAAGAAATGCAACCTGGACTCAGTTCTCCAGCAGTGGATCTGGAGGGACCAGAGTCTCCTGG TGTGTGGGGACTCCAGGTGCCTGTCGGCCCACCACTCTCACCCCGTCCAGACTGTACCCTGTGGAGGGCTAGAGGATGGGGGACACAGGGTGATGGGGGGCTGCGGTGGGGGTGTG TTGAACAGGCTGATCAGTCAGAACAAGTTCTCTGGAGCTCTCCACAGACGGGAAACGACTGACGCTGTCCACAGGAGCAAGCAGACCAAGTGGAGGTCTCTGGATGAAGGGGATATATGCCAGGGGAGGCTCA GATCCAAAAGGGCATCGAGCGATCCCGATGAGTTTGAGGTGAAACCTGCGGAAGAGCAGAAAGCYGGGCCTCCTGGTATGACCGATGAACAGAAAGAATTCCTCAGATGGTTCTATCGCACTGAGGACC CAACTCCCTGGAAGTTTGCGATGCTGTCTCTGTCCTTCGCTGCCCTTCTGCTGGGCTGTCTGCTTCTGGGAATGGGCTCCATGGCGAACAAG GATAGCCAAGTACAAGGCGGCGGCTCTGGCCATGAAGCGGAGGCGGAAGAACTACAGGTCATCGTCACGGAAGTTAGAGGTCAAAGAACTAACTCAGAGGTCAAACCCGTCAACAGCGCCTCTGTCCAGGTCAGTATGAGCCAATCTGAGATCCCAGTGAGCCAGGCCAAGCCCCTCCAGGACAACGGGGAGGTAGAGGGTCTCAAACCAGGGGACATTGTGGTGACCTGGAATGACGGGAACGTGTCCAGCCTGTACCCCGAGCCTGAGGGGGAAGTGGAGGTGTTGgcggaggtagagaaagaggaggtggttgggtag